One Aegilops tauschii subsp. strangulata cultivar AL8/78 chromosome 2, Aet v6.0, whole genome shotgun sequence genomic window, CCAGAGAAGGGCAGCATTAGGGCACACGAGCAGCGCATGGGATGAAGTCTCCTCATCCCGCTGACAAAGATTGCAATATGCGGATGTTCCTATATGTCTGCGATACTTCTCAGCATTTGTAGGAAGTGATCCCGAAATGACCTGCCAGGCAAAGTGCCTCATCTTGGGGGGAGCATCCGCACTCCAGACAAGCTTCCACAACGGCCGGTCACCCGTCGGGGCGGAGCTCGACGCACCCGAACTAAGATGATCTCTCAGTGTCGTCATTGCAAAATGGTAGGCACTCTTGACCGTCAACTGACCCGATCTGTCCCATGGCCATGACACAAAATCCTCCTGTTGGCGCGGAGAAGTACGGATCTTCTGTATCGCCTCTACATCAGCCTGGCAAAAGAACTGTTGTAGCAAGTTTAGCTTCCAATTACCGCGGTCATCAAGGAAGTCCCGTACTCTATTGAGGCGAGTGATACTAGTATTAGATGGATGTGTTACTGGCCAGCTATCTTTACGTGCGTTTGATAGGGGAGATGTTTCCGTCGACTATGAATCTGTGTGTGGTGATTTCGTTAATCTCAAAATAATGTGCATGTGCACATTCATAGATGTTAGTGTATGTGTATATGTATGAGCGTCTACCTCTGTGTTGTGTTAAAAAACACTATCTTACATGGGTCGCATATTAATCATTTTTCCTAAGAGTTGACAACTCAATGAGATATTGACATGGATGTGGCTAGGTCTCGGTCGATTGAGACTTAACCAAGTCTCAGTCAAGTGACATAATATATAAGAAAGCAAAGcggaaaaaaaacaaaaaactaaatTGCACGGATCTCAATATAAGATTTTTCAAATATAGTATCGACTGAAACTTATCGACAGAGGGGTAGCAGGATTGTATTGACATAGACAATTTAGCTGCAGACAAATTAACAACGTCGTCCTGTCCAATTGGACGTCGACAATATTATCGAATTCCTCGTAACATACAACGGAATCCATCACTCTTGTCATACTCTGAAACTGAACTGAGCTGAAAATGAAACAGGTACCCATGCTTTCTTTCTGACAGAAGCCCAGAATCTACGTTGAACCATGCGTCCAAATCACcaataatttaaacaaacagcTAGAGCCTGGAGCCACTCCCGGCAACGTCGACGACGAAGCGGTAGCGGACGTCGTTGCGTGCGAGCCTGGCCAACGCGTCGTTGATCCCATCGGTGGAGACGAGCTCGATGTCAGCGGTGATGCCGTGCTCCCCGCACAGGTCCATCATCTCCTGCGTCTCCTTCATGCCGCCTGTCATGCTCCCGCTCACCGTCCTCTTCCCGAAGATGAGCGGGAAGGACGGCAGCTCCACGGGCTTGTCCGGCGCCGCCACCAGCACCAGCTTCCCGTTCACCTTGAGCAGCTCCAGGATGGGCCCCAGCGAGTGCTGCGCCGACACCGTGTCGATCACGTAGTCCAGGCTCCGAGCCATGGCCTGCATCTGCTTCTCGTCGGTGCTGAGGACGAAGTCGTCGGCCTTGAGGCTCTCCCTCGCCTCCCGCTCCTTGGCCGGCGACGTGCTGATGACGGTGACCTTGAGCCCGAACGCCTTGCCGAACTTGACGGCGACGTGGCCGAGCCCGCCCAGCCCGACCACGCCGAGCCTCCTGCCAGCCTGAAGCATCCCGTGCTGCTTCATGGGGCTGTACACGGTGATCCCGGCGCACAGCAGCGGCGCGGCGGCGTCCAGCGGGAGGGCGTCCGGGATGCGCACGAGGAAGCGCTTGTGCGCGACGAGCATGCTGGAGTAGCCGCCGTAGGTGACGCTGCCGTCCCAGAAGATGCCGTTGTAGGTGAGCGCGACCTTGTCGCAGTAGTTCTCCTCGGAGCGGCGGCAGTGGTCGCAGTCGAGGCAGGAGGCGGCGATGCAGCCGACGCCGACGCGGTCGCCGGGGCGGAAGCCGGAGACGTTGGCGCCGACGCGGGTGACAACGCCGGTGATCTCGTGGCCGGGCACGAGGGGGTACATGGTGATGCCCCAGTCGTTGTTGATGAAGTGGAGGTCGGTGTGGCACATGCCGCAGTAGTGCACCTTGATGGTGACGTCGTCCACGCCGTTCTCCCGGCGCTTGAAGGCGAAGGGCACCACCTCGCCGGAGGGCTCCATGGCC contains:
- the LOC109754298 gene encoding probable cinnamyl alcohol dehydrogenase 6, encoding MEVTPNHTQAVSGWAAMEPSGEVVPFAFKRRENGVDDVTIKVHYCGMCHTDLHFINNDWGITMYPLVPGHEITGVVTRVGANVSGFRPGDRVGVGCIAASCLDCDHCRRSEENYCDKVALTYNGIFWDGSVTYGGYSSMLVAHKRFLVRIPDALPLDAAAPLLCAGITVYSPMKQHGMLQAGRRLGVVGLGGLGHVAVKFGKAFGLKVTVISTSPAKEREARESLKADDFVLSTDEKQMQAMARSLDYVIDTVSAQHSLGPILELLKVNGKLVLVAAPDKPVELPSFPLIFGKRTVSGSMTGGMKETQEMMDLCGEHGITADIELVSTDGINDALARLARNDVRYRFVVDVAGSGSRL